One stretch of Archocentrus centrarchus isolate MPI-CPG fArcCen1 chromosome 5, fArcCen1, whole genome shotgun sequence DNA includes these proteins:
- the LOC115780505 gene encoding rho-related GTP-binding protein RhoA-D-like, with the protein MAAIRKKLVIVGDGACGKTCLLIVFSKDQFPEVYVPTVFENYIADIEVDGKQVELALWDTAGQEDYDRLRPLSYPDTDVILMCFSIDSPDSLENIPEKWTPEVKHFCPNVPIILVGNKKDLRNDEHTRRELAKMKQEPVKTEEGRDMAGRISAFGYLECSAKTKDGVREVFEMATRAALQVRKRKKRSGCTVL; encoded by the exons ATGGCAGCCATTCGGAAGAAGCTGGTGATTGTTGGAGATGGAGCTTGCGGGAAAACGTGTCTTCTCATTGTCTTCAGTAAAGACCAGTTTCCTGAAGTCTACGTCCCTACAGTGTTTGAGAACTACATTGCTGACATTGAGGTTGACGGAAAGCAG gTGGAGCTAGCATTGTGGGATACTGCAGGCCAAGAGGACTACGACAGGTTGAGACCTCTCTCTTACCCCGATACAGATGTCATCCTCATGTGCTTCTCCATTGACAGCCCAGACAGTTTAG AAAATATCCCTGAGAAGTGGACGCCTGAGGTGAAGCACTTCTGTCCCAATGTTCCCATCATCCTGGTGGGGAACAAAAAGGACCTGAGGAATGATGAGCACACACGGAGAGAGCTAGCCAAGATGAAGCAG GAACCAGTGAAGACAGAAGAAGGCAGAGACATGGCTGGTAGGATCAGCGCTTTCGGCTACTTGGAGTGCTCTGCTAAGACGAAGGATGGTGTGCGGGAAGTGTTCGAGATGGCCACAAGAGCAGCACTGCAGGTCCGCAAGCGCAAGAAGAGAAGTGGCTGCACGGTGCTGTGA